The Streptomyces sp. RKAG293 genome includes a region encoding these proteins:
- a CDS encoding ATP-binding cassette domain-containing protein — protein sequence MTTRQSDKLGAAVEVRGLVKHYGETKALDGVDLDVRQGTVLGVLGPNGAGKTTLVRVLSTLIQPDAGSARVAGYDVLRQPRQLRRVIGLTGQYASVDEKLSGRENLYMIGRLLDLSRKDARSRADGLLERFSLTEAAKRPASGYSGGMRRRLDLAASMIGNPSVLYLDEPTTGLDPRTRNEVWAEVKRMVAEGATVLLTTQYMEEAEQLADELTVIDRGRVIANGRVAELKAKVGGRTLQIRPSDTLTLPAMSAALADAGLDGVAGATVDHAEGVLNVPILSDEQLTAVVGLLGTRGFGIAGIGTHLPSLDEVFLSITGQKPDQDGPSGSAGQAVPGEQSGSVTEKSDAEQGVAA from the coding sequence ATGACGACGCGACAGAGTGACAAGTTGGGCGCCGCCGTCGAGGTACGGGGGCTGGTCAAGCACTATGGCGAGACGAAAGCCCTGGACGGTGTCGACCTCGACGTTCGGCAGGGCACCGTGCTCGGTGTGCTGGGGCCGAACGGGGCCGGAAAGACGACGCTGGTACGGGTGCTGTCCACCCTGATCCAGCCGGACGCGGGCAGTGCCCGGGTCGCCGGATACGACGTACTCAGGCAGCCGCGGCAGCTGCGCCGGGTGATCGGTCTGACCGGGCAGTACGCCTCGGTGGACGAGAAGCTCTCCGGCCGGGAGAACCTCTACATGATCGGGCGGCTGCTCGATCTGTCCCGCAAGGACGCGCGGTCCCGCGCCGACGGGCTGCTGGAGCGGTTCTCGCTCACCGAGGCCGCCAAGCGGCCGGCGAGCGGGTACTCCGGCGGCATGCGGCGCCGGCTCGACCTCGCGGCCTCCATGATCGGCAACCCGTCGGTGCTCTATCTGGACGAGCCGACGACGGGCCTGGACCCGCGCACCCGCAACGAGGTGTGGGCCGAGGTCAAGCGGATGGTCGCCGAGGGCGCGACGGTCCTGCTGACCACGCAGTACATGGAGGAGGCCGAGCAGCTCGCCGACGAGCTGACGGTCATCGACCGCGGCCGGGTGATCGCCAACGGCCGGGTGGCCGAGCTCAAGGCCAAGGTCGGCGGGCGGACCCTGCAGATCCGGCCGAGCGACACGCTGACGCTGCCCGCGATGTCGGCGGCGCTCGCCGACGCGGGTCTCGACGGGGTGGCCGGCGCCACCGTCGACCACGCGGAGGGCGTGCTCAATGTGCCGATCCTCAGCGACGAGCAACTGACCGCGGTGGTCGGGCTGCTGGGCACCCGCGGTTTCGGCATCGCCGGGATAGGGACCCATCTCCCCAGCCTGGACGAGGTGTTCCTCTCCATCACCGGCCAGAAGCCGGACCAGGACGGGCCGTCCGGCAGCGCCGGGCAGGCCGTTCCCGGCGAGCAGTCCGGGTCCGTCACCGAGAAGTCCGACGCAGAACAGGGGGTAGCGGCATGA
- a CDS encoding BTAD domain-containing putative transcriptional regulator, with the protein MRYAILGTTQAFRDDGTPVPLAGLRLRALLTALALRPGRLITAEALIDELWADDPPANASGALQALVARLRRAIGHDAIGSADGGYRLCAAPEAVDAHRFERLVDEGGRALADGDPVKASDLLEDALALWRGAAFADLPDRDTLAVRCEELRLEAVRLRLTAGLALGRAAQQLPELAGLAAAHPLNESLRALHIRALRDAGRTADALTAYEDVRRDLADELGTDPSAELRALHTELLNPAQDSGREPALPAGAEPAPGPPPVPAARRSGNARARLTSFVGRSAELDAIREDLAAARLVTLTGPGGTGKTRLSQETGDLLRDRWPDGVWYAELAPVSDPRTVPEAVLTSLGLRETLLHPASVTEQALGAEGKTKDPARMLAEYCASRSLLLVLDNCEHVIGAAAALAEQLLAHCPDVTILATSREPLGVPGERLRPLDPLPDPFALRLLADRGAAARPGFTVEDDPVACAELCRRLDGLPLAIELAAARLRSLTPRQLANRLDDRFRLLTGGSRTVLPRQQTLRAVVDWSWDLLDPAERSLLRRLAVFAGGWTLEAVEEVCSGDGIDAADAAALLGSLVDKSLVLADLTDDGARYRMLETIAEYAAERLDESGERAVVEGRHLRCFREYIRIADPKLRGSEQLLWLARVEREHENLRVALRRAVELGDEQEALYLLLACGWFWEMRNYYTEQLTWPAAVAALGPDPFDEPPVLEPVERGPLETPPPMGREQLDEARRWVRMMRFVTNEGGMETRWGEPEVARIGRAIIEAYPPHLPQTARRPGLMSPFAAFLSGEFERLPELADNLVLSCREFGGPWELAFALQIRAKTLNDVTEKLDQSMADVRESRELFAQVGDRWGMTEALAAEAEACSNSGQWERSAECCREAITMARELGSHQQVPLLKVRLADMIVNIGDAEAGETMLRAAIEDADEIGPAAGGSAFYGRVLLCAMLARRGDLDEGHALVDEMLAVPPVGVPTFIQGMLRGIKGWLTCRSGDPDGGLALLREGLEELGSSTLTEVIAPRIGMLLVPVAEAILVAKASSAATPQESAAFAGRAATILGAHDRLRPTTPSPLERLELAEAEQALRALIGDAAYDVAYAEGDGLSAMETIALMRAED; encoded by the coding sequence GTGCGTTACGCGATCCTCGGCACCACTCAGGCATTCCGCGACGACGGTACCCCCGTCCCGCTCGCGGGGCTGCGCCTGCGCGCGCTGCTGACCGCGCTGGCCCTGCGCCCCGGGCGGCTGATAACCGCAGAGGCCCTGATCGACGAATTGTGGGCGGACGATCCGCCGGCGAACGCGTCCGGAGCGCTCCAGGCGCTGGTCGCGCGGCTGCGCCGGGCCATCGGCCATGACGCCATCGGTTCCGCCGACGGCGGGTACCGGCTGTGCGCCGCTCCCGAGGCGGTCGACGCGCACCGCTTCGAGCGGCTGGTGGACGAGGGCGGCCGGGCGCTGGCCGACGGCGACCCGGTGAAGGCCTCCGACCTGCTGGAGGACGCCCTCGCACTGTGGCGGGGAGCGGCGTTCGCCGATCTGCCCGACCGGGACACGCTCGCGGTGCGCTGCGAGGAACTGCGGCTGGAGGCGGTCCGGCTGCGCCTCACCGCGGGGCTCGCGCTCGGCCGCGCGGCCCAGCAGCTGCCCGAACTCGCCGGCCTCGCCGCCGCCCATCCGCTCAACGAGTCGCTCCGCGCCCTGCACATCCGGGCGTTGCGCGACGCCGGCCGCACCGCCGACGCGCTCACCGCGTACGAGGACGTCCGCCGTGACCTCGCCGACGAGCTGGGCACCGACCCGAGCGCCGAACTGCGCGCGCTGCACACCGAACTGCTGAACCCGGCGCAGGACAGTGGCCGGGAACCGGCGCTCCCGGCGGGTGCCGAGCCCGCTCCCGGGCCGCCGCCCGTGCCCGCCGCCCGCCGCTCCGGCAACGCCCGCGCCCGCCTCACCAGCTTCGTCGGCCGGTCGGCCGAACTCGACGCGATCCGCGAGGACCTGGCCGCGGCCCGGCTGGTCACCCTCACCGGACCCGGCGGCACCGGCAAGACCCGGCTGTCGCAGGAGACCGGCGACCTGCTCCGCGACCGCTGGCCCGACGGCGTCTGGTACGCGGAACTCGCACCGGTCAGCGATCCGCGGACGGTCCCCGAGGCGGTGCTCACCTCGCTCGGCCTGCGCGAGACGCTGCTGCACCCCGCCAGCGTGACGGAGCAGGCGCTGGGTGCGGAGGGCAAGACCAAGGACCCGGCCAGGATGCTCGCGGAGTACTGCGCGAGCCGCAGCCTGCTGCTGGTGCTCGACAACTGCGAACACGTCATCGGCGCGGCCGCCGCCCTCGCGGAGCAGCTCCTCGCGCACTGCCCGGACGTCACGATCCTCGCCACCAGCCGCGAACCGCTGGGCGTCCCCGGTGAACGGCTCAGGCCGCTGGACCCGCTGCCGGACCCGTTCGCCCTGCGGCTGCTCGCCGACCGGGGCGCCGCCGCCCGGCCCGGGTTCACGGTGGAGGACGACCCGGTCGCGTGCGCCGAACTGTGCCGCCGGCTCGACGGGCTGCCGCTCGCCATCGAACTGGCCGCCGCCCGGCTGCGCAGCCTCACACCGCGCCAGCTCGCCAACCGGCTCGACGACCGGTTCCGGCTGCTCACCGGCGGGAGCAGGACCGTACTGCCGCGCCAGCAGACGCTGCGCGCGGTCGTCGACTGGAGCTGGGACCTGCTGGACCCGGCGGAACGGAGCCTGCTGCGCCGGCTCGCGGTCTTCGCGGGCGGCTGGACGCTGGAGGCCGTCGAGGAGGTGTGCTCCGGCGACGGGATCGACGCCGCCGACGCCGCGGCGCTGCTCGGGTCGCTCGTCGACAAGTCGCTGGTCCTCGCCGACCTCACCGACGACGGCGCCCGCTACCGGATGCTGGAGACCATCGCCGAGTACGCGGCCGAGCGGCTCGACGAGTCCGGTGAGCGCGCGGTCGTCGAGGGCCGCCATCTGCGCTGCTTCCGCGAGTACATCCGCATCGCCGACCCGAAGCTGCGCGGCTCCGAGCAACTGCTGTGGCTGGCACGGGTGGAGCGCGAGCACGAGAACCTGCGGGTCGCGCTGCGCCGCGCCGTCGAGCTGGGCGACGAGCAGGAGGCGCTGTACCTGCTGCTGGCCTGCGGCTGGTTCTGGGAGATGCGCAACTACTACACCGAGCAGCTGACCTGGCCGGCCGCCGTTGCGGCACTGGGACCCGACCCCTTCGACGAACCGCCCGTGCTGGAACCGGTGGAGCGCGGGCCGCTCGAGACGCCGCCGCCGATGGGCCGGGAGCAGCTGGACGAGGCGCGGCGCTGGGTGCGGATGATGCGGTTCGTCACCAACGAAGGCGGCATGGAGACCCGTTGGGGCGAGCCCGAGGTCGCCAGGATCGGCCGGGCGATCATCGAGGCCTATCCGCCGCACCTGCCGCAGACCGCCCGGCGGCCGGGACTGATGAGTCCCTTCGCGGCCTTCCTGTCCGGGGAGTTCGAGCGGCTGCCGGAGCTCGCGGACAACCTGGTGCTGAGCTGCCGCGAGTTCGGCGGGCCCTGGGAGCTGGCGTTCGCCCTGCAGATCCGGGCCAAGACGCTCAACGACGTGACGGAGAAGCTCGACCAGTCGATGGCCGACGTCCGGGAGAGCCGGGAGCTGTTCGCGCAGGTCGGCGACCGCTGGGGGATGACCGAGGCGCTCGCCGCCGAGGCCGAGGCGTGCTCGAACAGCGGTCAGTGGGAGCGCTCGGCCGAGTGCTGCCGCGAGGCGATCACGATGGCCCGGGAGCTGGGTTCGCACCAGCAGGTGCCGCTGCTCAAGGTGCGGCTCGCCGACATGATCGTCAACATCGGGGACGCCGAAGCGGGCGAGACGATGCTCCGGGCGGCGATCGAGGACGCCGACGAGATCGGTCCCGCCGCGGGCGGCTCCGCCTTCTACGGGCGCGTCCTGCTCTGCGCGATGCTGGCCCGCCGGGGGGACCTCGACGAGGGCCACGCCCTGGTCGACGAGATGCTGGCCGTCCCGCCGGTCGGCGTCCCGACGTTCATCCAGGGAATGCTGCGCGGGATCAAGGGCTGGCTGACCTGCCGGAGCGGCGACCCCGACGGGGGCCTGGCGCTGCTGCGCGAGGGGCTCGAGGAGTTGGGCAGCAGCACGCTGACCGAGGTCATCGCGCCGCGGATCGGCATGCTGCTGGTGCCGGTGGCGGAGGCGATCCTGGTCGCCAAGGCGTCCTCGGCGGCCACCCCGCAGGAGTCGGCGGCGTTCGCCGGCCGGGCCGCGACCATCCTCGGCGCGCACGACCGGCTGCGGCCCACCACCCCCTCCCCGCTGGAGCGGCTGGAACTGGCGGAGGCCGAGCAGGCCCTGCGGGCGCTGATCGGCGATGCCGCGTACGACGTCGCGTACGCCGAGGGCGATGGCCTCTCCGCCATGGAGACCATCGCCCTGATGCGTGCCGAGGACTGA
- a CDS encoding sigma-70 family RNA polymerase sigma factor, whose amino-acid sequence MQNHSSPTLAPRRRVRQDAAVDGDPTGPLPEEEFMRALYREHAGALLGFVLNLVGGDRYLAEDVVQETLLRAWKSAGRLDPAARSLRPWLVTVARRIVIDGHRSRQSRPPEAPPAALDQLPAEDELDRSLRLMTISDALGDLTEAHRQVLIETYFAGRTVTEAADELGVPPGTVRSRVFYALRALRNALEERGVTTS is encoded by the coding sequence ATGCAGAACCACTCATCGCCGACACTCGCGCCGCGGCGCCGGGTACGACAGGATGCCGCCGTGGACGGGGATCCCACCGGGCCGCTCCCGGAAGAGGAATTCATGCGCGCGCTGTACCGCGAACACGCGGGCGCGCTGCTCGGCTTTGTGCTGAACCTGGTGGGTGGTGACCGGTATCTGGCGGAGGACGTCGTCCAGGAGACGCTGCTGCGGGCCTGGAAGAGCGCGGGACGGCTGGATCCGGCGGCCCGTTCGCTGCGGCCCTGGCTGGTGACCGTCGCGCGACGTATCGTGATCGACGGCCATCGCAGCCGGCAGTCCCGTCCGCCGGAGGCACCACCGGCCGCACTCGACCAGCTGCCCGCCGAGGACGAACTCGACCGGTCGCTGCGGCTCATGACGATCTCCGACGCACTCGGCGATCTGACCGAGGCGCACCGGCAGGTGCTGATCGAGACGTATTTCGCGGGCCGTACGGTGACCGAGGCGGCGGACGAGCTGGGCGTACCGCCCGGCACGGTGCGCTCCAGGGTGTTCTACGCCCTGCGGGCGCTCAGGAACGCACTGGAGGAGAGAGGGGTGACCACCTCATGA
- a CDS encoding site-2 protease family protein: MSSTDTRSDHRISPIFLGIAAVMAVSGWAVWSGFSSSPGFAVFLFVVSGWVVSLCLHEYAHARTALHSGDITIGAKGYLTLNPLKYTHALLSIVLPVLFVIMGGIGLPGGAVFIERGRIQGRWKHSLISAAGPLMNVLFAIVLMLPFAFGATDSWPVGFLAAFAFLAMLQVTAAVLNLLPVPGLDGYGIIEPWLSYDFRRQVEPFAQFGLLAVFGCLWIPEVNVAFFDFVYTVMGWFDVPEGAIRYGYTLFRFWSS; encoded by the coding sequence ATGAGCAGCACAGACACCCGCAGTGACCACCGGATCAGCCCGATCTTTCTGGGGATCGCGGCGGTCATGGCCGTATCCGGCTGGGCGGTGTGGAGCGGCTTCTCGTCGAGCCCCGGCTTCGCCGTCTTCCTCTTCGTGGTCTCCGGGTGGGTCGTCTCGCTGTGCCTGCACGAGTACGCCCACGCCCGCACGGCGCTGCACAGCGGCGACATCACGATAGGCGCCAAGGGCTATCTGACCCTCAACCCGCTGAAGTACACGCACGCGCTGCTCAGCATCGTGCTGCCGGTGCTCTTCGTGATCATGGGCGGCATCGGGCTGCCCGGCGGCGCGGTCTTCATCGAGCGGGGCCGGATCCAGGGGCGCTGGAAGCACAGTCTGATCTCGGCGGCCGGGCCGCTGATGAACGTGCTCTTCGCGATCGTCCTGATGCTGCCGTTCGCCTTCGGCGCGACGGACTCGTGGCCGGTCGGCTTCCTGGCGGCGTTCGCGTTCCTGGCGATGCTCCAGGTGACGGCGGCGGTGCTGAACCTGCTGCCGGTGCCGGGGCTCGACGGCTACGGGATCATCGAGCCGTGGCTGTCGTACGACTTCCGCCGGCAGGTGGAGCCGTTCGCGCAGTTCGGTCTGCTGGCGGTCTTCGGGTGCCTGTGGATCCCCGAGGTGAACGTGGCGTTCTTCGACTTCGTCTACACCGTGATGGGCTGGTTCGACGTCCCGGAGGGCGCGATCAGGTACGGCTACACGCTCTTCAGGTTCTGGTCGTCCTGA
- a CDS encoding zf-HC2 domain-containing protein, which yields MTEYAPGPGAPPDPHLDVGAYLIGALDDDAMTRFEQHLAGCEECGRQLDELSGLVPLLGELRQSGGVPEPVREWPSGATSARPPAQPFPQPFPEPAAQPYAQRTVQPAQQIATHRPRRRPGRGRRLVLALAACGVLALGGSAVAVLVTQQDGGAPAAAAQFTAGDPATGASATVGVTGKKWGTQVDLKLSGVNGPLTCSLVAVGRDGSRQTVATWSVPAAGYGTTAQPEPLTVQGAAALSPTDITGFDVVTSSGQHLVTVPTT from the coding sequence ATGACGGAGTACGCACCCGGACCGGGGGCACCCCCCGACCCGCACCTGGACGTCGGCGCCTACCTCATCGGCGCGCTGGACGACGACGCGATGACGCGCTTCGAGCAGCACCTCGCGGGCTGCGAGGAGTGCGGACGGCAGCTGGACGAGCTGAGCGGACTCGTACCGCTCCTCGGTGAGCTGCGGCAGAGCGGCGGCGTACCGGAGCCCGTGCGGGAGTGGCCGTCCGGCGCGACGTCCGCGCGGCCGCCTGCGCAGCCGTTCCCGCAGCCGTTCCCCGAGCCCGCCGCGCAGCCCTACGCCCAGCGGACCGTACAGCCGGCCCAGCAGATCGCGACACACCGTCCCAGGCGGCGGCCCGGCCGCGGCCGGCGGCTGGTGCTCGCACTGGCGGCCTGCGGAGTGCTGGCCCTCGGCGGCTCGGCCGTCGCGGTCCTCGTCACCCAGCAGGACGGCGGGGCGCCGGCGGCGGCCGCGCAGTTCACCGCGGGCGACCCGGCGACCGGGGCCAGTGCCACGGTCGGTGTCACCGGCAAGAAGTGGGGCACCCAGGTGGACCTCAAGCTCTCCGGCGTCAACGGCCCGCTGACCTGCAGTCTGGTGGCCGTGGGCCGGGACGGCAGCCGGCAGACCGTCGCCACCTGGTCGGTTCCGGCCGCCGGGTACGGCACCACCGCGCAGCCCGAGCCGCTCACCGTCCAGGGTGCGGCGGCCCTCTCCCCCACCGACATCACCGGCTTCGACGTCGTCACCTCCTCCGGGCAGCACCTGGTCACCGTTCCGACCACCTGA
- the npdG gene encoding NADPH-dependent F420 reductase, which produces MTSPDDVNSTPGTAPAAPAPAKAPAKDPWDLPDVSGLVVGVLGGTGDQGRGLAYRLAKAGQKVIIGSRNAERAQTAADELGLGVEGLDNAECARRSDIVIVAVPWDGHAKTLESLRADLAGKLVVDCVNPLGFDKQGAYALKPEEGSAAQQAAALLPESRVTAAFHHLSAVLLSDPEIAEIDTDVMVLGEVRADTDLVQALAARIPGMRGVFAGRLRNAHQVESLVANLISVNRRYKAHAGLRVTDVQAVSSK; this is translated from the coding sequence ATGACTTCCCCTGACGATGTGAACAGCACCCCCGGGACCGCTCCCGCCGCCCCCGCGCCCGCCAAGGCACCGGCCAAGGACCCCTGGGACCTGCCGGACGTGTCCGGCCTGGTGGTCGGCGTCCTCGGCGGCACCGGCGACCAGGGCCGCGGGCTCGCGTACCGGCTGGCGAAGGCCGGGCAGAAGGTGATCATCGGATCGCGGAACGCGGAACGCGCGCAGACCGCCGCCGACGAGCTGGGGCTCGGCGTGGAGGGCCTGGACAACGCGGAGTGCGCCCGGCGCAGCGACATCGTGATCGTGGCGGTGCCGTGGGACGGGCATGCCAAGACCCTGGAGTCGCTCCGTGCGGACCTGGCGGGCAAGCTCGTCGTCGACTGCGTCAACCCGCTGGGCTTCGACAAGCAGGGCGCCTACGCGCTGAAGCCCGAGGAGGGCAGCGCCGCCCAGCAGGCCGCCGCGCTGCTCCCGGAGTCCCGGGTGACCGCGGCCTTCCACCACCTGTCGGCGGTCCTGCTCTCCGACCCGGAGATCGCGGAGATCGACACCGATGTGATGGTGCTGGGCGAGGTCCGCGCGGACACCGACCTGGTCCAGGCACTGGCCGCCCGCATCCCGGGGATGCGCGGCGTCTTCGCGGGCCGGCTGCGCAACGCGCACCAGGTCGAGTCGCTGGTCGCCAACCTGATCTCGGTGAACCGCCGCTACAAGGCCCACGCCGGGCTGCGCGTCACCGACGTCCAGGCCGTGTCGTCGAAGTAG